The genomic stretch TTGCTAAGAACGTActaggcacacacagtgaggcatggcCGGTTATTTGGGTGCCCGGTTAAGTTAATTTCGTCTTGCACTAAGCTTGTCTTGCACTTGTTCCCACGTCAGTGGTAAAGTGATGAGCAGACCTAATTTTGTGGTGTCATACATACTACATGAATTTAATTTTAACCAAAAAATTTGCATATACTTAGATCATTTATAGTCACCACTTgttaaatgtacaaaatactcaaatttgatgatcttcatctgacatggtttcactcagtaatggaacagtgtctagcagaggcgagatgtgttagccattagcagagctaggcggtactgtagtttggcacttcagtatcagaattaaaataattctgaattgtgccaaaataattaaattgaatcaaattgtattgaaatgtaagatttcatgaactaaaagaatcacaactaagctaaactaaaactgggtcacacatttactgaagctctgataaatgtcttcctgcttctgggctcacggatgccctgctatcagttattcagtactacttcattgtgctgccattacatgaattgtagcaagatgcatatgagaagttgccgttctccgtccatcttgcttgaatcatatttcagtggcactttcagataaagaaacatatgcaacgtagtactaaggcactgagaaatgttatggtgagttaatttctgctaatgtccttattcacccatgcaggtgaagttgactccagcaggtgtttcccactgcctgtgctcacttcacgcacgacagtcacctcgtcaggactgatgaggccttctccacccaccttcacaaagttgcctccactccccaaaccttctggccgagagcctctccgtgcattcgggcctgccaaaggtgagctcactcttttgatCTCCTGGAAATTGCATCCAAATCATTTGCTGcaccaccaacaacaaaaaaagtaaaaaaaaaaagtattaaaaaagtaaaaactgctttgaaagccctatactacaaacaaaaaggccctgctgatcctcttgtacattgctatgcctgcacccatggacatgtttttctgcaccatgaagaAACCACTATGAAACCAGAAGTTATATTTGGGATTTTTGATGGAGTACgtgttaatatgtattgtgcttttcaggatctcAAGTGCAACGCACCAGGGCGTCCCCTGCTGAGGACATGTGTGAAGGAGTAGTTGGCAGAGGTTGGAATTgatttgctgttaacactgcattacacaacaatgttttaaatctagttctccatgttgaataatgttttgcagtcttcaagctgatttgaaccaaagttgagctggtagccctaaaagtcctagtcagtttgtttgggttcttttattcctctctagatgaactcaaaccaggaactcccaggaaggatccccacgagcagcagactttagggcccttctccaaaccagaccttgctctcgctcagagcttcagactgcttagctctgatgactggtaagtcacacctgcaaaattctgaagcatttggctagggcaggttaaacagcaagtcatttatggtgttctgcatatatggtaagtatgcatgtatttagagaagttttttcctctttgtcccttttcttgtagcattttttttctttcagtagccgatggttacagtgtgtctatgtccaatatcttcatacagggagaagaaaattgaaggattGATGTccatccgtagattggctcaaTATCAtgctgatgtgcttggcagcaggcttcatgatgtctgcattattcttattcaagaggtaagccactagatttgctgactgtgtatctgtctgaattctaaaattggcagacaccatcagcatgtacatattacaggtgatgttgctgacaaagtcagcCAATTTTAGTCAGAGTTAGCATggtactttgaaattccttttttataaaaacatttctcatttaattgaaattcagatggcatatctaactaattagtgattaaggttgtagcggatacatatgttagtttatggattatgaacggggcaccatcctgattgctgaggaaccagtattgtgataacggagtgaggtggaatatggtttgatcagtctcattactaaagggttaagttctggttccgcgcagtgacctaataccatcgaccaaaatatgcatttaccaccgtgaccagatgaataaatgtccacatttattaaatggttaatgttacaattgatacaaagcatatgaatgatttggctcaaatggaaattaaacctatatgtgaatttCCTAATCTAAACCaaggatataatagtgaacaacaaagaatataaaattaaacaataacAGCGAATGATAGTTATCGACGGTCATGAGGTTTAAATGGATTATATGACTATCCTTAagcttgcctaactagcgtaggacccagtGACGGACAcaaggtctttagagagagaatagaaaagaagaaagaggaagtttgggcaggttaatggcaacagtatttactattttggactccgggagagatagaagctggcaacccaaaacagcacatgaactgagcgtcttacttcgaagaagaggcgtggttatgcggaccaaccggtgcgcgttcacggttcgttCCTTCAGGCAGCTgaggtctgcggagcaggtcacgtgagacggctcgAGTCGCGGAAacttagcggtgacgtcacagtcgcagctggagggcgcagacaaacttgtacagatacttgactgagaaagaagatgagcttgacttgaacgactagacgaaataaaagtacttttgacgacgaaacgtagaataaagaaaataaaagaaaataaagaagaatcttctgtgGGATTAGGTGAGAGCTTTAGTTGCGGTCTCTTGGCATCGCTCTACTGGACACTGCGGTGATCGGCGTGAGTCCATCAaacagtcgcgatggtttggcgtgttcaagtctttgagtctcggcgagTCTGGCGAAGTTCTTcaagtcttcccaaattaccaggctgccaagcttgttgtttcgcttcgagctagggcttttaaaacaagttttaggggcgtaattgtaaggcgctttcatgttcatcaggccattgaccattggcctttattaatgaatattcatgacctttgcccagacaggggagagaaatagagagagagagagagagagagagaggggaagcgaggagtgcccgtctttccaggtctagttaatgacttaaccaaagaagacagattaacacaattctaagacaaagtaaactattcctaaataaattgtcttacatactctgcctaaacaagaattaatttggttctatcagtctacacattgagccattctcaatttccacttttggacaacaaatgacacacaatgcacagacaggcatgaatgtgaggtcacctaagcacacatgagaatgattacattcgatgagtaacatacaaactaatacatagatatgcatcaatgtggtgtttttatacagtaacacgtattctaataagatcacttaatactgaatacatgaaagatcataagttgtgtctttgtcaaccacatggcacagtgttcacatttaaatggtcttgtggtcctttgttcttaaggctggaaagctgaatactggtttcaagaataattaatttttctttgtatggaaggtagtcaagttcggtgtctctagactgcattagccgagctggttcctgtaggctgaatcccaattctgtgtacagttcagatttggagttacagagatctctgaaatatttgtatcttcagctctggattataacacaggacgtagagtgggtttaaactgtgggcaatcagataaggttggaatttagagttttatggtccttcctgactgtggtcccagtgtcctcccacgaaggttggttttgaccagcctctcttagatggcctctctcccaagctcaggagatcataaggtcataagcattgtaggcttttgggaggtaaacaccattgtggatgtgggtcctttggggcctgttgctgttGTAAAGAATCAGTGTTTATCTTTACATACCATCAAAGAAATCTGGGTGAGTCAGTCGCTCAGTTCTAGGCAAAGGATTCCcttttgggtgtcacagtgaaataGCGTTTAGCTGTCTCCAATACAAGGTATTtaggcctacataacacattgcagtggtggattatacttattacgatggcggtggcagtgttggatgtggctgaaacaagctggaacgtcgtctttcctgcaggtgctgcacctgcgctctgctgtgtcccgcatggcggtggtgtccttgagggagttgtactccagcctgcaaaaagggatggaccaggaagtggaggctacagctaaggtcctcctccacaaagcagcggagtccaatggcttcatcaggcaggacgtggacacagctctggacagcatggtgcagaactgcacccccattcggagcatgaacgcccttctcgctggaggactctggtcagttagcctgcagtgagctttaaactgtggctttcagatagcaacaacaggcacaagaagctaacacagcactgattttggcttctgtttttacttctccattgttctttcaaaatattgccctggcctataatcaatatttttaggtatttatcctcttaaatattatttttattgcgttccatctccgctctgctgattcaaactgcccttcacacctcttaaagaataggctagttagctagcttacagaggacatacaaacattttctgtttaaaaaactaCATATGTAAAgtaactggtgcaaactaagccatcaaatagaatatgatcatttgattgtgcacttagatcattaagtttctttatagaagctaaaagtttttttccttctgttttcctcaaaagtcatctgaatgctgcagtaagaaagtgtactgctcggcacttggctactttggtagagaagattggtgcagagcgaattattcctgcagtctccaagttggcacaggactcttcccaagaaaccaggttagtactgtgatcagaacgagaattctacaaagcttgttcagtttcccagatagtaatcttttgctgattcttttactCTCCTAatctgatactctgaagtcagcaaatgctggtAAATTGCAGAGTAATAGAAGGACTATTGTGTTTTCTAGACACAGACGTCCTTGTAAAATTGTGTgctggtaagataaatggtcggtgtgctgtgagtattggatccctcactcacggttctctcctgttttggggtctgttcctcgtctcaggcgcttgggccggcgtatgctgctgttcctgtcctcccaccatgactttgataagatggtggaaaagtacatccctgccaaagacctggcaaccatcagggacactgtcctcactctgaaatccaaggtggagattcatgtttggatacatgatgaggaatTTTTATCCtattcagccactatgccccatgtttactcaccaaacaaagcttattcacaaaacttttaggtgaaacagaatGCAATTAAAAAACCACCTAAACTGtcatggtagacatatattgtaaacaaataccaaagtacagggcagtgcgtggcaccacacattgtattgtacagtaaggcatgcacattgtagtcccagacccagtagttaaaggacagagcatggttcaaaatgaaccggcttgaatcctttgggatagaatcaaagtatgaagcaacatgtggacttcaatatcatcactccatgttttgtggtgattcgtacgtgtgtattcccaggagaggacaaaggtgtctaggattgcaagatataagatgcgtcagcctcgtctggagcagcaagaagctccagccgcacaggcGGAGCGGCAGAACACGCAGCGAATGAAGCAcagccttaggcacacggtgagggacgtgagcccagacgacgcggcacctctgaaaggtaacggctgacctCGACAAATGCTCCCCTGCTGTTTCCTGAGAACcttaccgcttacccgtgaatctccttcccatcagacctgcagctgaacagttgTCTTCCAGCCCAGACTAAGACTGGTGTCCTCCTGGATGATTTGCCTTCGAGCCCCAGCAACGCACGCACCCCCAGAAGTCCCGTcaaaagtttgagtcctccgctTCATCCCAGCCCCCCCACGGCTGTCCCTACTACAAACATGCTGCCACGACGCAGACGAGCTATCAGACTGATCAGACCACGAGACTCAGgtgagtgttgcctgctcttcagcgcttcatgtgtgatcactgcacttgcatgtaaattgctttgctgttaacactgcattacacaacaatgttttaaatctagttcaccacattgaataatgttttgcagtcagtcttcaagctgatttgaaccaaagttgagctggtagacctaaaagtcctagtcagtttgtttgggttctggtattcctctctagatgaactcaaaccaggaactcccacgaaggatccccacgagcagcagactttacggcccttctccaatccagacctcgctctcgctcagagcttcagactgcttagctctgatgactggtaagttacacctgcaaaattctgaagcatttggctagggcaggttaaacagcaagtaatttatggtgttctgcatatatggtaagtatgcatgtatttagagaagttttttcctctttgtcccttttcttgtagcatttttttctttcagtagccgatggttacagtgtgtgtctatgtccaatatcttcatacagggagaagaaaattgaagggttgatgtccatccgtagattggctcagaatcactctgatgtgcttggcagcaggcgtcatgatgtctgcattattcttattcaagaggtaagccactacatttgctgactgtgtatctgtctgaattctaaaattggcagacaccattagcatgtacacattacaggtgatgttgctgacaaagtcaagtcagagttagcgtagtactttgaaattccttttttataaatacatttctcatctaattgaaattcagatggcatatctaactacttagtgattaaggtatttccgcctacataacacattgcagtggtggattatacttattacgatggtggtggcagtgttggatgtggctgaaacaagctggaacgtcgtctttcctgcaggtgcggaacctgcgctctgccgtgtcccgcatggcggtggtgtccttgagggagttgtactccagcctgcagaaagggatggaccaggaagtggaggctacagctaaggtcctcctccacaaagcagcggagtccaatggcttcatcaggcaggacgtggacacagctctggacagcatggtgcagaactgcacccccattcggagcatgaacgcccttctcgctggaggactctggtcagttagcatgcagtgagctttaaactgtggctttcagatagcaacaacagtcacaagaagctaacacagcactgattttggctgctgtttttacttctccattgttctttcaaaatattgccctggcctatatcaatatttttagttatttatcctcttaaaaattctttttattgcgttccatctccgctctgctgatccaaactgcccttcacactgcttaaagaataggctagttagctagctcacagaggacatacaaacattttctgtttaaaaatacagatggacactaactggtgcaaactaagccatcaaatagaatatgatcatttgattgtgcacttagatcatacataagggtattaagtttctttatagaagctaaaagttgtactgtatacattgattggctggattaatagttattaccttctttttttgaatgccctaattttccttctgttttcctcaaaagtcatctgaatgctgcagtaagaaagtgtactgctcggcacttggctactttggtagagaagattggtgctggccgcttattgtctggggcgaaagacgtcacagcgcgaattattcctgcagtctccaagttggcacaggacgcttcccaagaaaccaggttagtactgggatcagaacgagaattctacaaagcttattcagtttcccagatagtaatcttttgctgattcttttagtctcctagtctgatactctgaagtcagcaaatgctggtAAATTGCAGAGTAATAGAAGGACTATTGTGTTTTCTAGACACAGACGTCCTTGTAAAATTGTGTgctggtaagataaatggtcgCTGTACTGTGAGTCATGGAtccctcactcacggttctctcctgttttggggtctgtttcTCGTCTCAGgtgcttgggccggcgtatgctgctgttcctgtcctcccaccatgactttgataagatggtggaaaagtgcatccctgccaaagacctggcaaccatcaggaacactgtccacactctgaaatccaaggtagcaattcatgtttggatacatgatgagaattttttttatcccattcagccactatgccccatgtttactcactaaacaaagctcattcacaaaacttttaaaGCTTGAAActtttgggatagaatcaaagtatgaagcaacatgtggacttcaatatcatcactccatgttttgtggtgatttgtatgtatgtattcccaggagaggacaaaggtgtctaggaatGCGAAGAGATAAGATGtgtcagcctcgtctggagcaacaagaagctccagccgcacaggcGGAGCGGCAGAAcacgcagcgaatgaagcgcagccttaggcacacggtgagggacgtgagcccagacgacgcggcacctctgaaaggtaacggctgacctCGGCAAACACTCCACTGCTGTTTCCTGAGAACCTTACcttaccgcttacccgtgaatctccttcccatcagacctgcaggaacgtcgtctttcctgcaggtgcggaacctgcgctctgccgtgtcccgcatggcggtggtgtccttgagggagttgtactccagcctgcagaaagggatggaccaggaagtggaggctacatctaaggtcctcctccacaaagcagcggagtccaatggcttcatcaggcaggacgtggacacagctctggacagcatggtgcagaactgcacccccattcggagcatgaacacCCTTCTTGCTGGAGGACTccggtcagttagcctgcagtgagctttaaactgtagctttcagatagcaacaacagtcacaagaagctaacacagcactgattttggctgctgtttttatttctccattgttctttcaaaatattgtcctggcctatatcaatatttttagttatttatcttaaatatacttaaataaatacttaaattaaattaaatatactttttattgcgttccatctccgctctgctgatccaaactgcccttcacagttaaagaataggctagttagctagcttacagaggacatacaaacattttctgtttaaaaaatacagatgtaaactaactggtgcaaactaagccatcgaatagaatatgTTCATTTGATTgcgcacttagatcatacataagggtattaagtttcttatagaagctaaaagttgtactgtatacattgactggatggattaatagttattactttcttttttgaatgccctaatttttttccttctgttttcctcaaaagtcatctgaatgctgcagtatgaaagtgtactgctcggcacttggctactttggtagagaagattggtgctggccgcttattgtctggggcgacAGACGTCACAATGCTAATTAtgcctgcagtctccaagttggcacaggactcttcccaagaaaccaggttagtactgggatcagaacgagaatgaTTCAAAATGAACcagcttgaaacctttgggatagaatcaaagtatgaaacaacatgtggacttcaatatcatcactccatgatgTTGATGTGGCTTTAGGGTCTGGGTGAGATGCCTCAGGATACTCCTTCAGCTCGAGGCAGGCGCTCTATCCCAGCTGTGGAGTCATGTGTAACACCTCCTCAGTTTGCCAGcaggtgaatatttaaacagttaatcaaaacaacaacaaaaaaaagtccatcctgattggaactgctttgatgtttgccatttttgatggtgttgatgttggtttaatttgattgcagccttgttcattttctgtttggacactataacccaatccttgtgttttctctcttgtgtgtgttcagcaaagacagcagcagagcacacatccacagcattgcagacaagaCGGAGTACATCAAGCAGCTCAAGGCCTGCtgggttcaaaagacttcagggagcgcattgatcagctggtggCCGACTGCAAGGACAACCCATATATGGTCATGGGCAACATGTTCCCGGTAActcatttgaactgaattgatttttaatgttttcagcagctttcagaagtgatctgtatgggggggtcatacgttggagaacattaaatgctggcacatctgaAGAAATATCAAAAGCTCAGATGCTCCAGAGTAGAGGGAGGGCAGTAATGTCCATTGTTAGTGTGagcttgttttacaatgtatgtGAAGATTTCACCCAAGTGTATccttgatttatttatctttgttccttttaaatgttctttttatagagctggttagggaactctacccctgcaagccacaactggttgagcagaaggtgctccctctgctctggtacctcctggggacctccagcaacagtggtacggtccacggcaggggtggaagcgtgaggggtccactgtccacctatgccaagcccttcatgcccacatgggtctggcgctgctggactgcgctGGTTACCAATCTTCCAATATCTGCAAGAGCTTAAacgagtttgtgaagaacctcccgatcacctgagagctgccagccagacctccagaccaaaataaagcccaacatggattctacttgaagatggagatgtttgtgcatttcttactgtgcctgcactttaaatgaaagagagaggaagaaagtcaaatgtttttaacattttgaattagcagaaagctaaatccttaaactcagaagtccttttaaataaggagcacagattttagcgaatcacatcaggtttaacacacctaggagctctgctctgtttgcactttgaaatactaacacttataagagctctcccttttagccATGCATTTCCGCGTCTCCCATATagagctagttatactttcgcgagtgagcgtgcgactccgcacacctcgcgcgaacctccgcgaacggcggaggcgtttatactagccgtgtccgaaacgatatgatgtggtagtataaagaaacactcctcaaaaacaggggaaggaacatttacctgatgaattttaatgttgctttgtgtttcagatttgaaaagtgctggaatttaggctatagtacttgaaaatgcacttaaaatgcgCTTCtgcacttataaaacacacgtaaataatttaaaagtaatttatatatacaaattggcttgttattttgacatttgtgtgcctaagcgttgcgttttgtgATCCGGTGACTAATAAGTGTAATGGCACAGTATTCGCTTAATATATGCTGTATGATgttgcagtatgtaatgtacTTTTTGCAGATAGATGAACACACCTTTAATGAGGTACTAACTAATTGATTATGGTCTATGTTATAAGTGGGACCTGTCctagacttttgcatgaccaTGTATATTGGTAGAGTAAACAGAATATGTTTGTACTTTAGATGTATTTTCATGCACAGATGTTTGAATAACTTTGGATGTAAAACGGATGTATTTTTGGTGAATTGTAACAAGcaaaacattttctgaaatCTAGCATCACACTAACATACACtaacatacatttatttatattacagCCCATAGCTGTAATTCTCATTCTGTATTGTGCCAGTCTTAGCTATTTCCATATCTAATGTTCAGTTATATGAAATGTTTTTCAATATGGTTTAAGACAGAgattgattttatatatatattacacacactgctcaaaaaaataaagggaacacatcCAAATaaccaaataacacatcctagatctgaatgaatgaaatattctcattgaatactttgttctgtacaaagttgaatgtgctgacaacaaaatcacataaatcatcaatgga from Brachyhypopomus gauderio isolate BG-103 chromosome 15, BGAUD_0.2, whole genome shotgun sequence encodes the following:
- the LOC143475949 gene encoding uncharacterized protein LOC143475949; protein product: MSFYQRRTDQPRPGQEQNHFIDTPGFTTRGVPYNPQATVIHTDPCGPAPFPHRRTAGPSDVGHVYMPVEGPLHTGPDMERRRHLAQPHVQGEVLRQMDPVYLQPAGSVEPPQLHSPGWKRERVGRFHRSGRHLQPLLPDIFEAANPSDAGLPKSSRLLPGNPPGSFLLPSYPLVTLPGVQLTPTLHRRLHKRDTSPRRRDPDPWRDNTGEVDSSRCFPLPVLTSRTTVTSSGLMRPSPPTFTKLPPLPKPSGREPLRAFGPAKGSQVQRTRASPAEDMCEGVVGRDELKPGTPRKDPHEQQTLGPFSKPDLALAQSFRLLSSDDWEKKIEGLMSIRRLAQYHADVLGSRLHDVCIILIQEVLHLRSAVSRMAVVSLRELYSSLQKGMDQEVEATAKVLLHKAAESNGFIRQDVDTALDSMVQNCTPIRSMNALLAGGLCHLNAAVRKCTARHLATLVEKIGAERIIPAVSKLAQDSSQETRRLGRRMLLFLSSHHDFDKMVEKYIPAKDLATIRDTVLTLKSKERTKVSRIARYKMRQPRLEQQEAPAAQAERQNTQRMKHSLRHTVRDVSPDDAAPLKDLQLNSCLPAQTKTGVLLDDLPSSPSNARTPRSPVKSLSPPLHPSPPTAVPTTNMLPRRRRAIRLIRPRDSDELKPGTPTKDPHEQQTLRPFSNPDLALAQSFRLLSSDDWEKKIEGLMSIRRLAQNHSDVLGSRRHDVCIILIQEVRNLRSAVSRMAVVSLRELYSSLQKGMDQEVEATAKVLLHKAAESNGFIRQDVDTALDSMVQNCTPIRSMNALLAGGLCHLNAAVRKCTARHLATLVEKIGAGRLLSGAKDVTARIIPAVSKLAQDASQETRCLGRRMLLFLSSHHDFDKMVEKCIPAKDLATIRNTVHTLKSKERTKVSRNAKR